GTATGTATAATTAGACGGTGGTGTGGAGATATGTATATTTAGGCGGTGGTGCGAAGGTATGTTTTATAGTGTTGGTGATGCGGAGGCATgataaagagaaagtaaatgagAAACCATGTTTGAAAGAGATAATTGAAATGAATaagtaaattatgaaaagtgtatGTTGAATGGGCCTTGTGCCAAACTGCTAATGCGAAAGTGTCCGCCTAACGGATAGCTTGAGATTGCTAATGCGAGAATGTTCGCCTAACTGATAGCACTGTTTCTTACTGTGATACACATTGAAATGTTATTATAATGAGGCCTAATTGACACGGGTAACCGTGATGCCAAGGTGTCTAACTGACACAGTAAAGGGACCATATTCGGGGTTCACTCCGAGTAACGTCGGGTTGCGGGTAGACAACCgacgcatgagctcatggcctgcgctaggaacaggcatgcatcatattgtTTGCGCATATGAACTTCTTGTGAATTATTTACTGCCATTTCTTTCTTGTTCATGCTACttacttgttatatatatgtttgttCCTTAAGTCtctgtgttttttctttttctgtttcgCGATAACTTAGAGATAAAGACTCTAGGTTCCCCTTTTACCTTACTGAGAACTCTAGGTTctcactcttcttttctttcttttcccccTCCCCAGACGGGTCCGGCAGAGGAAATCTTTGAGTTTCGTTCTAACCGCTGAGCTATGAGGATCCGGCGCGCGGCGGAGTCTTCATATGGAGCACGTTTTGGACCTCTTTCTTGTACAATGTTCGGAGATCACTCCAGAGTTAGCCGCAGTGAATCTTTCGCTCCTTTTTGATGATCTTAGTATTACTTCCCCTCGCTTTTGTAGTACTTTTAGAGGGGTAGGACGTCTTAGTAGTTCGGTTCCAGTTTAGGAAACCCGTGTGAGGGTTGGGactgattttctttttttgtatcTGTACATATAACTTGGTGTGATACTCGGCTTTGATAGATGACACGTATCCTTGAACTTAACTCGTGtatattgtatatatgtttatatatgttatttttgttgCCATGTGTTTTCTTACATGATAACTTTAAAGAAACTTACCTTGCGAGCAACTAAACGCTAATCCAcgaataataatttattcacgATTAAATCGATAAAGgcttttattgatattaatttataaaaatctgAGTCTAGAGCTAAGTAAGCCGCACGACGAGTAACACTTGAACTTTTGGCATTGGTCATGACGTGTcgaaagttagggtgttacattgtgtgtaatttttatatcaattttcaatgaaattaaattataaatcaaattattttatgtgTATTTTTCAAGATTCTAAAAATCGAACTTGATTGAGTGATTATATTGGATTAATCATAAacctaaaatactaaaattatatgAACTTGAAAAATATTCTTGTACTAATATTTCTCTCCAGTTGCtgaagtaaaaaataatttaaaattctattaaataaACAACAATACTACTATACGTTAAGATAACattgttcttaatttatttattttttcttttttgtttacaTTTACTTCATATGTTGGCTTGATCTAAGTAAAAATttgagtaaagtatcatttatatccctaacgtttggggtaagtctcaAATCTATCTCTAACGTTTTAAACGACCTATTTGTATTCCAAACGTTTCTAAATGTAGTCAATGTTGTCCTACCGTCAAAATGGTAAACATTTCGTTAACGGCGTAGCCTACGTGGACGTTATGTGACATGGTGGCAGGGCATACGTTGTTACCgttattgaattaaaaaaaaataaatgtgaagCAGAGGGTCCTCTTCGAAACCCTAATCCCCAAATCTTTGCTTCTTGTTGCTGTTGCGCTGCCTCTGAAGGGCGATTCCGTCTGCATGAGAAAAGATGGAGCATGAAACATGCCAATCTGAAGCAACCCAAGGCAGCAAGCAAGCCACTCGAAGTAGAAACCTAGCACGTCGAAGGAGGACAATATGTTATTGTGGGAAACGGCCTGTGCTCGCAACGTCGTCGACGACAGAAAATCCTGGGCGAAGGTTTTGGGGTTGCGTTAACTTCGGGGTGAGCTTTAACCATGTCTTTATTTGTTGTTGAGTTATGTGTTTTGACCATCAATGGGTGTGACTCGGCTGTCTCATGTTTTGACTAGGTTGGAGAAGAATGCGGCTACTTTGTATGGGCAGAACCAGAGGAAGATCCCTCCCAAGTTTCTAGGTTAAGATTGAAGGTCAGAAATTTAAAGGGCAAAGTGGATATGGTGGAGTTCAGGTTCATGGTTGCAGTGGGAGTTGCTTTAGTTAGATGGACACTTGCACTGATATTGGTGTTTGAAAAAACAACAGCAACCAAATTTGGGAGACTGTCACTAGAATGATGTTGCTGGTCATGATAAGTTATAGGAGAAAATTGTTAGATAGCTAAATTGTGTTCTGTATGTTGGCTTATAAATAGTAGTGATGTTAAAGTAGTTGCTGTTTTGTTGAACTCAATGATATTGTAAAGCAATGATGTTTTTGTGAGTTTTGGTTGAAGAAAGGCTGGTTTTGTGCAGATGCAATGTTGTTCCAGTGAAAGAGTTgaatgaaatcaaattttgggtTTTGCAATCTATTTAAATCAAGCAAGTCAATAGGATGGGAACAATCATTTCTGTAAAATGTTACTTAATGATTAACCATAAAGCTGTCATTGGATACAAGCACAAAAGATTGAAAGCAAAATAACAAAACAAGAGCAACACAGTTTGCTCCACAATAATGGTCTGCAATAACAAACTATTGTCTTAAAACTAGTTTCCAGACATTATAAAGATACTAAACACAAATCCTTTACTCATAAATAAGTAGCCTTAAAACATAAAACAACAGACATCATTGTTGTCACATCTTTTTCCATGCTTTGGGAGGTGTCCTAGCCATGAACTTTAGTTGGGATTTGCTGATGTTCTTCGATGGGCTTGGTAGCACCCTCATATTTGTGGTGGACGGAGTCAGCTTAGCCTTTTTTGAAGTAGCTTGAGAGTGTTGTGAACTCACATCATTGGCAGATGATTTTCTCTTTAGCCTTGTGACTGTGGTCTTCTTTGAAACAGCTTAGGCAGTAGCACAATTCTTAAACTCCTCTCTTGATACATAAAGAGTACCAACCTCCCACTTGTACTCACTCATGTCCTTTAGCTGCTTGTGCAAAGGATACCTCTTGGCAACATTGTTATCATCCTGATCATCACCAACAATAGGCACATCAAGAAAATCTTCATATTCATATCCTTCTTCCTCATCCCCTAAACCTACAGCAATCTTCTCCTTACCTCTGTCATTGTCACTCCTAGTCTCCTACTCTCTTTTCTTACATCAGTTTGGGTTTCAATTGTGCCAGCCTCAAATGTATCCCCTACCCTGATGTCGACATCAACTAACCCCTCAGCCCATTCTTTCTCATCATCACTGTCACCAAACACAACCTCAGCAGCACTATCTTCTGAGCAATAACCATTTATGGAATCAGAACTCCATGAATCACTATTGTCAACTACACTACCCTTGGGAGTATAGTCCTCGTCCTCGCTGCCATCACTaccctcttcttcctcatctgATTCATCTTTTTCATCTTTCTCACCCACATTTTCTTCCTCCACATTTGGGCCAGAATTCCTCTCCACTTGTCTTGCTGAATGggcctcatcattaaaaattatcgTGCCAACACATGTTATTTATATTCAAACACCTTCCAAcatttaacaaaaacaaatcaTAATATGTTTATTCGTTATTAGTATACAATCATGATTCTATATTTTCAAACATAAATTTAAGCATAGTAATTATTAGTCTTTGTTTGCTACATTACTTGACCCAACTCATTTATTCAAGCGAAGTATAATTCCACTTCAATTTTATACAATAAATacgacaaaaaaataattaaaaaaaacatatgatAGAAACATAATCTAAGAAAATACGCATTCTATAAACAATGATATCTCATCTCATGCTAGGTACCACGTGTCTTTATCcaattatgatttatgaaaCTTACTTGCAAAGTTTGCTCATGATATAAGAAACAATTATATTACGGAAAAAATTAAGTTGAGGAACCATCCGAACTTGAAACACAAGAAGACATCAATCCATCGTAACAGTAAAAATATATCTATCACAACGCAATTTTTCTTTGCTCGTATTGTATAATTTATTTCTGTAAATGACAATCAAAAGAGTTGTTTGTAATATTTTAATGTTAATATCCAAATTAATGAACGTGAACATGTTATAAATGACTTCTAATATTGTGACACAACTTTCTGTAACATGAgaaatataaaagtatatatgtattggtgaaaactcaggtgcagtcgactttatatgaagttgatagttgagagtcgttagatgaaaatttagtcaaatcagtcaaattatctaaccgTTCTCAGtgatcaacttcacgtgaagtcgattgCATCTGAGTTTCTACcatatgtatttgtatataaagtTATAAACAGAATCATACTACTTGGTATATTGGCGCCCCTTGAGCAGATCTTATCACCTTAACACGAAATGAAGCCTACAAAATTTGAAGCATCGACAATGTAATCAAAATCAAGTGTGTATGAGCATTTCATtaagagaaagtatagggagctAATGGAAattttgtacaatgtgtacaacgaaggtttagaaagtattagacatataaccattagtgttatATTTTCCTATTAGGTTAAGTTTTTAGGATGAACGgtttcatgacatggtattaaaaCTCTATATCCGAAAGGTCAACAGAGTTCGATTCTTGGTGAACCCCAAAATCAGTATGACATGAGATATTTATTATCCTAGTACCCTATCAAAAACTCTAACAGAAAATTGAATAACAATCTCTCTTCATGGAGACGGAATTCaacaaagaattaaaattattcaaaactATTGGGAATTACCCACCTCAAAGACACAAATTATGCGAATCTGTGAAAAGAAACCATGGGAAGTCGTTGCCTTTCTTAACATAAATTATCTCATTGGCACTGGATTTGACCACCAATTCATTACCACCGAAAATCTCTCCCCAACAATGCTCCTTTCCAAGTTCAAACGGAGAGAAgccaagaagaaaaaatacattATACACATAAACATAAAGGTATGAAATGGAAACAGAAATGCTTATAAAGTGCATTATCTTCACTAACCGtgtgttatatttttatgtcatgaaaaaattataaaattataaaacacaTTTATATCTTATGAGGATTGATCACCTGATTGGCACCTGTAGTAACCATTACCTAGGACTTGAGCAAATTGTTTACATCTCACAACTATAATCGAAAGCATAGGAGTTAGTAGAAAAGGATCACCAATTCTCAGGAATTTCAACTACTAAAAAGCTTTGTAACTTAATGCGCACTTGACCCTTATTGAAAACCAAGTTTCATTCCAAAAACAAGTTCCAATCAGTTAACACATTTATATGTTATAAAAAGTAGAGTCTAGAACGTTTTTGCTTACCTTTCTTGTTAATGTTGCTTACCTTACCTTCCAAAAACAAGTTTTTGCACCTTTTCCAATGGCTTCTTTCAGTTGCTGCCACTAAACCACACTCTTAAAATATTCAACAACCCCATCATGGATCACACGTTAAACAAAAGTAAGGATCAAATAAGAtgtagaaaattaattaaacaccAATTATTCAAAACAGTAACTAAATCTAAAATATGATTAGTAAACTTCAAATGAATAGAAATAATAcatgaaaaaccaaaatttGATAACATTTGGAAGCGAAAAATTCTGCCTAGAGAAAAACcatatagaaatataaaaaatttcttttcaaatagtCAAAGTTTCCACCttctcaacaaatttttaaaccGTTGTCCCAAATTCCTTAATAAGATTAAAGAACACATATCTATATCCTAtttcttgatacaaaaagggtAGCCAAATAAATATGAATACAAGACTTGAGCTTTAAAGTATAGGACAAACTAACAAAATAGAAACAATTTTTCAATAGTTCATGCTATAGTAGATGTCTTTAtacactttttctttttgcataGCAATGATCCCCAAATTAGATTATTTATCGCAAAAAAGATATATGTTCACCAAAATGTTGGTTACAACACAAAATTATACATcggtaataaaaataaagatatggTATAAAAGAAGAACCCCAACTCAAATTCTCGcgtcttttttcttctttttattatgaaaCCAAAAGAAATCTAACAAAATCTGCATATTTGATCAGCTTAAAAAATTGATCCTTAAATAAAGCATATTTTTTAACCCATTCAAAGCTTGATAACATAGACAATCATCAATGTCTTCACCAGTagaaaaattttaactatttaaaaatttagaaaccTCTAAAGTCTAACAAATATCCAATTTCTAAAAACAGATTAATATCCTGATtgaaaaactaataaattaaagttcTCTGGAAACTTTGAATTAATcatttaacatatatataaagttCAATAAAGTTCAATCTTGCATAGTTAAAATGATTGTGTCTTCACCCATAACTATAATGTTTAACGTAGATGATGTAATGTAGCATTTATTCTTCATAAACTTGCCCTTCACGTCCCATTTGGAGTAGTGAAAGCTGAAAGCTGCATAACTGGGCActtaattgttaatttgttttGGCCTTACTAGCAAATTAATAACATAGAAGATGGTTATTATTGTTTCATTGAGACATTGAGCTTCACATTGACTAACTGCAAGACATGTGAATGATTTAATAGTAGGAAAGCGATAGTGAGTTAGAAGGCCTTGATGATGCTGAGGATGAACACGAAAATGATTTAGAAGCGCCAGTAGTACCTGAAACTGTTTGTTAAGAAGCCTCGTGAACCTTCGTTGTCTACCAAGGAAACTGAAAACCAACTTTCAAAGaaggaattgaagaaaaaagagcATGAGGAGCTTGAAGCTGTTTTAGCAAAGCTAGGATTGCAAAAAGAACCGGGAAGCCAGGCTGACTCCCATGGTAATATGATGTTTTTGATCttgtgaaagaaaaaagaaaaaagatgtttttgatCTTAGTTCTTAGTAACTGGCGCGTG
The genomic region above belongs to Arachis duranensis cultivar V14167 unplaced genomic scaffold, aradu.V14167.gnm2.J7QH unplaced_Scaffold_96933, whole genome shotgun sequence and contains:
- the LOC107472424 gene encoding uncharacterized protein LOC107472424 — protein: MEHETCQSEATQGSKQATRSRNLARRRRTICYCGKRPVLATSSTTENPGRRFWGCVNFGVGEECGYFVWAEPEEDPSQVSRLRLKVRNLKGKVDMVEFRFMVAVGVALVRWTLALILVFEKTTATKFGRLSLE